Sequence from the Penaeus chinensis breed Huanghai No. 1 chromosome 5, ASM1920278v2, whole genome shotgun sequence genome:
atatacatatatatatttatatatatatatatatatatatatatttatatatatatatatttatatatatttatatatatatatttatatatatttatatatatatatttatatatatatatatatatatatatatatatatatatatatatatatatatatatatatatttatatatatatatatatatttatatatatatatatatatatatatttatatatatatatatatatatatatatatatatatatatatatatatatatatttatatatatatatatttatatatatatatatatatatatatatatatatttatatatatatatatatatatatatatatatatatatatatatatatatatatttaatgtgcattaaatatatatttattatgtttgtttatatatataatatacattatatgttattAAATGACCGTAGTTAGAGCTAAACAGGTGGACAACTGTTAAGTGTGCACACTTAGAGCAGACTTTGACCACCCATGACATGATCTAGATCATTCTGGCATGAAGGATAGTCTACCAAACCTATCCAAACCATATGTTTGGATAAGTTTGAAGGTACAACCATGTTTTGTAAACCTTAAACATATGTGGTATTTTCTCATGCAACGTGATATTTccttcataattgtcattatcagttttgctgtaattattgttgtaactaccattattaatgttattgttattattataatagttattatttattataagattgctcttgtaattattatgattattattattattattattattattattattattattattattattattatattaacatctggcggtaagagtaatagtagtactatttttctttctcttatcatgattatcaccattatcattgatatcaggTAGTTGTGGGAGTGACAGtagtattattagttatattattactgttatttattcttgaatattattcattttgcttttaattatTGGTCATTGATTATTCATTATTGCTCttgatattattttcttgatCATGAATGTCAATTTTTGATAATTTTatatagtgttgttattattttaattattatctatatgatcatcatcgttgttatttttctaattcttcttattaccattatgattatggttattattatcatcattattattattactattactattactatcatgtaATTTGCACTTTACTGAAATATGCTACACTCAGGATTGCATTGAAATGTGGTAATTTTGATTCAGGTGCAGGATAGATGGAGGAATTTTTGAGGATAAATTTCTAGTTGAAACTTGCCAGTATGATTTATCACACAAAAAATTAAGTTCCAAGTTCAGTTTAAAATATTTGTGACAATACCTTGGGATGATGAAATTAGATGTCAGCACTAGCCAACCATTGCACTTATCAgcaagaaatgtatttgtattCTTAGATGAAAATAAAGTTGATTTTGAATATCTTATATTTAGAAGGTCATTGACAAAATTTTTGTTTCCTCCCAACAGATGCAGAGTGGAAGCCGTAGCAGTACGCCAGCCAGTGCTCTTGATGGAAGAGCTATGTTCCCACATCCATCTGCAGTCCCAGGACAACAGAATTTACCAGCATCCTACCCAAGTATCTCCAGCCCTAGTACAAGCCTTATGTCCCAGAGTGCACAGCTCATGGCATTAGGACATAACATGATGTTCCCAGGCTCAAAGTTCATGACTGGAGCACCACCAGAAGCTCATAGGTATCTTCCAGAATCATATAGATTGGCTGCCGAGACACTTGATCAAAGTCGCTATGCAATTGACAGTCAGAGAATGTCTGCTGACCCATACAGACAGTCTAGTGAGCCACAGCGTCTGCCATCAGATCTGCAACGTATAAGATCTGAGCTGCAGCGTACAGAAGAGCAGAGTCTTGACCCTTACCAGCGACCTCCAAGTGACCCCTATAGAAACCCTGTTGACCTGCAGAGAGCGCAAGAATCAAATTTACAACAATTAGCCTCCAATGCGCAACGTCTTGTTTCTGATCTACAACGTCTTCAGTCAGATCCACAACGGCTTGTAGCAGAGGCTCTACGACCTCAGGTGTCTGAATCGGTTCGAAGTCCTGAGACCTCGTACCGTAGCATAATGTCTGACCCTCTGAGGCCTCCTTCAGAACCACCACAGCGTACAGTCCAGGAATCAATCAGAAGCCATGCAGATGCCCAGCGCATGGTACAAGAGAGTCTCAGAGAATACTTTAGCCCTTCCCAGAGGACCATGCAAGAAAATCTGCGGTCCCCAACTGACCAAAGAATGATGCCTGAAAATTTGCGTTATTCCTCAAGTGAGAGTCTTCGATCTGACCCGCTGAGATATGGCACGGACCTAAGTAATCAACGGATGATGCCAGAAAACTTAAGAATCGGAAATGAAACTCCTCAGCACATTCGAGTTGGAGCAGAAACTCCACAACATGTGCGTGTAGGGGCTGAAACTCCGCAACATATCCGTGTGGGAGCAGAAACACCACAGCACCTACGTGTAGGGGCCGAAACTCCTCAACATCTTCGAGTTGGAGCTGAGACTCCACAACACCAGCATTCACAGCACTTAAGAGTAGGGGCAGAAACTCCACAACACATGCGTATAGAAGAAAATTCTCAACACATGAGGCTAAGTGGAGACACTCCTCAGCATCTTCGAATAGGTTCTGATTTACAGCAGCATCACCGCCCTGGTGTAGAAACAAGTCAGCATGTTAGGATAGGTGAAACATCACATCATCTTCGTGTTGGTGCAGAGACCCCACAGCCCCATCCCATGATGCCAGAGAATCTCAGGGTGACCTCTGATGCATCGCGAATGGTCCCAGAAAACCTTTGTGTGACCGAACCGGCTCATCAGCTAATGCCTGAAAATCTGCGAATAAATCATGACAGTGGAAGTAACTCCACAGGGGTAAGAATgaaccccccaccacctccagAGTCATCCATTCCTCCCATGCGCTCACACTACGATCCTCCCTCTCATCGAATGATGACAGAATCTCCTCACCCCTTGAGGGAATCAATGCGAGTGGAGTCGCCACGCTACTCAGAATCAATGTACCGTGGAGACCTGAGCCATAGCAGCCTTGGCCCCCCAACTCCTGCTTCATCTGTAACACCCATGCCTGATCCTTCAAGTGCACCACTTCCTCCACAACATCAGTTTTATAGCGGCCCATACAACACACAGTTTTCCCAGTATATAAGTGATAACCAGGACCGAGACCATCGAGAAAATCTTGGATTGGATGATGATATGGAAGTCAAGCCATACCATGATATTAAGCCTTATAACCAGGATTATGGTAGTTCAATGCTTGTCCATGAGGCACAGATGGGTTCTGCTCCAAAGCCACCTAAACCCAAAAAGCCTAAAGAACCTAAACCTCCACGCATACCTGTCATTCACAAATGTAATGAATGTGAAAAGGTCTTTAAGAACAGCACTCAGTTAAAGAACCATATGTGGAGGCACACAGGAGAGAAGCCATTTACGTGTGAGGTTTGTGGCTCAAAATTTACCCAGCAAGGTAATCTTCGGGCCCATAGGCGTATTCACACAGGAGAGAGGCCATACCAATGCCCAGAGTGCAAATCTTGCTTTACTCAGTTGTCAACACTTAAAACTCATCAGAAAATTCATTCAGATGAAAGGCCTTACAAGTGTGACCAATGTGATGCAGCTTTTAGACAGATTGCCAACCTCAAAACTCATGCTGTAACTCACACTGGTGAAAGGCCACATAAATGTGATCAGTGTGATAAAGCTTTCACACAAAAGTCAAATCTTAAAGCCCATAAAAATAGAGTTCATAGCGGAGAAGCTGGAACCCcaacaaggagaggaaggaaaaaaaatccaagtgcAATCAAACCATATAACTGCTTGGAATGTGGGGCAAAGTTCACCATGATGAGCAACTTAAGAATCCATATGAAACTGCACTCGGGGGAGAGGCCTTTTGAATGTGATCACTGTGGGGCGGGATTTGCCCAGCGATCCAACCTGAAGACCCACATCCAAAGGATGCACGGGAAAGGGCCAGGACAAGGTAGGCGTAGAATCAAATGTGATGAATGTCCAGCCATGTTTAGATTAAAAAGATGccttaaaacacacaaaaagaaacgcCACCCCATTAAGAGCTTGAAAATCAAGATTTTGAGGGAATCCAAGTATTTGATGCAGGCAGATGATCCagcagagggagaaaatgaggatgaatttgatgatgatgatgaggatgatgacttaGACGATGGCActgaagatggagatgagggaACTGAAGATGGTCCTAATCTAGAACCTATTGTACAGTTACAAGAACCCAAGGAGGAGCCATATTCACCAGGCTATAATCATCCAGACTCTCCCTATGGTGACGATCCTGAATGGCAAAAGGAAATTGCAGCAAAAGAAAGCAGCAGGCTTGAGAAGGCACAAGGGGAAAATGGAAACAGGGGAACTGAGAAGATGGATCTCCCCACGGGTCCTGTTGAAGCAGAATCAAAAGCTCTCTCTGGAGAGTCACATGAAGCATCTGTAAGTGTGAAGTGACAAGCTTAACTTCCAGTGAGCACTGTAAAACCCAGCCTGAAAAGTCTCCTAAGCTTTCCCATATTTCAGTTATTAAGATGATACCATAGTGAGAATGACAGGGTTGGTACAGAAGCAGTTTACTGGCTTTTACAGGCctcagaagaaaaataagttagCAGATCACAGCACATTTAAAagtacgcatataaatatataaattcaccaGCATTGTGTTGTGGAGTTTCTGGTTGTGGTGGTCAGGAGGACAGGTGGCTGCAGCAGAGGTCAGAACTCGATCCTCGTTTGTTCGACTTACTCCTTTCAAGAGATGAAGGAGTGATTATATCACCTCCGGAGATGTTTGGACACATTTTACAGAATGCAAGAAATAATC
This genomic interval carries:
- the LOC125025699 gene encoding paternally-expressed gene 3 protein-like; amino-acid sequence: MGDGSHNKIMFHRFHDLKTGQDPDIMQSGSRSSTPASALDGRAMFPHPSAVPGQQNLPASYPSISSPSTSLMSQSAQLMALGHNMMFPGSKFMTGAPPEAHRYLPESYRLAAETLDQSRYAIDSQRMSADPYRQSSEPQRLPSDLQRIRSELQRTEEQSLDPYQRPPSDPYRNPVDLQRAQESNLQQLASNAQRLVSDLQRLQSDPQRLVAEALRPQVSESVRSPETSYRSIMSDPLRPPSEPPQRTVQESIRSHADAQRMVQESLREYFSPSQRTMQENLRSPTDQRMMPENLRYSSSESLRSDPLRYGTDLSNQRMMPENLRIGNETPQHIRVGAETPQHVRVGAETPQHIRVGAETPQHLRVGAETPQHLRVGAETPQHQHSQHLRVGAETPQHMRIEENSQHMRLSGDTPQHLRIGSDLQQHHRPGVETSQHVRIGETSHHLRVGAETPQPHPMMPENLRVTSDASRMVPENLCVTEPAHQLMPENLRINHDSGSNSTGVRMNPPPPPESSIPPMRSHYDPPSHRMMTESPHPLRESMRVESPRYSESMYRGDLSHSSLGPPTPASSVTPMPDPSSAPLPPQHQFYSGPYNTQFSQYISDNQDRDHRENLGLDDDMEVKPYHDIKPYNQDYGSSMLVHEAQMGSAPKPPKPKKPKEPKPPRIPVIHKCNECEKVFKNSTQLKNHMWRHTGEKPFTCEVCGSKFTQQGNLRAHRRIHTGERPYQCPECKSCFTQLSTLKTHQKIHSDERPYKCDQCDAAFRQIANLKTHAVTHTGERPHKCDQCDKAFTQKSNLKAHKNRVHSGEAGTPTRRGRKKNPSAIKPYNCLECGAKFTMMSNLRIHMKLHSGERPFECDHCGAGFAQRSNLKTHIQRMHGKGPGQGRRRIKCDECPAMFRLKRCLKTHKKKRHPIKSLKIKILRESKYLMQADDPAEGENEDEFDDDDEDDDLDDGTEDGDEGTEDGPNLEPIVQLQEPKEEPYSPGYNHPDSPYGDDPEWQKEIAAKESSRLEKAQGENGNRGTEKMDLPTGPVEAESKALSGESHEASVSVK